In Streptomyces erythrochromogenes, the DNA window CGCCGGGCGAGCTCGTGCGGATCCTGCGCCAGTACGGCGAGGAGAAGCAGGCCAAGCGGATCGTGTCCGCGATCGTCCGCGAGCGCGAGAAGGCCCCCTTCAGCAACAGCGCCCGGCTGGTCGAGCTCATCCGCGACGCCCTGCCCCAGGCCGCCAAGCGGACCGGCGGCAACCCGGCGAAGCGCACCTTCCAGGCGCTGCGGATCGAGGTCAACGGCGAGCTCTCCGGCCTGGAGCGGGCCATCCCGGCGGCCGTGGACCGGATCGCGGTCGGCGGCCGGATCGCGGTGCTCTCGTACCACTCGCTGGAGGACCGCCTGGTCAAGCAGGTCTTCTCGGCGGGCGCGACCTCCACCGCGCCGCCCGGGCTGCCGGTGGTGCCGGAGAAGTACCAGCCGAAGCTCAAACTGCTCACGCGCGGCGCGGAGCTGCCGACCGAGGAGGAGATCGCCGAGAACCGGCGGGCCGCCCCGGCGAGGTTCCGGGGGGTCGAACGCATCCGGGAGGCGCAACTGTGACCAAGGCCGGGAAGGTCGCCACGCTGACCCGCGGGCAGGCGGCCCGCATCGGGCGGGCCCTCGGCGCCCGCCCGGCCCGGCCGCGGCCCGGCGGGCAGGCGGCGCGGATGCCGTTCGTCCTGCTGGTCGTGGCCCTGCTCGCAGGCGGCCTGATCAGCCTGCTGCTGCTGAACTCGGCCCTCAACGAGGGCTCCTTCCAGCTGACCCGGCTGAAGAAGGAGACCACCGCCCTCACCGACGAGGAGCAGGCCCTCCAGCGCGACGTGGACGCCCACTCGGCCCCCGACGCCCTCCAGCGCCGCGCCCGGGAACTGGGCCTGGTCCCGGGCGGCAGCCCCGTCTTCATCGGCCCCGACGGCAAGGTCTCCGGCAGCGTCTCGGTGGCCGAGGCGCCGCCGTCGCCGACCCCGACCCTCCCGGCCCCGCCGCCGGCCGGACCGGGCCAGCCCCCTGCCCCGACCGCATCCCCGGCGCCGGCCCAGCCCGCTCCCTCCGGTAGCCCGCAGTCCAGCCAGACCCCTGGAAGGTGACGTCGTGACGCGGATCCCGTCTGAACCGGCCTCGCCGGCGTTCGAGGCGCGGACGGTGGCCGGGTGAGCCCGCAGGAGCCGCCGCGGCGGCGGGTGCCCGGGCCGGCCAGGCCGTCGCGGCCCGGCGACCGGACCCGGGCCGCCGCCCGCCCGGCCTCGCGCCCGGCGACCCGCCGCCCCGCCGGCCCCCGCAAGCCGCACACCATCCGGCTCGGCAGCCCCCGGCCCCGGCTGCGCCTGGTCGGCGTCGGCCTGACCCTGGTCATGCTCGCCTTCGTCGTACGGCTGCTCCAGGTACAGGCCGTCGACGCCTCGTCCTTCTCCGCCGCGGCCTCCAAGAACCGCTACACCAACGTCAAACTGGCCGCCGAACGCGGCGAGATCACCGACCGCAGGGGCGTGGCCCTGGCCACCAGCGTCGACGCGTACGACATCACCGCCGACCCGAAGATGTTCACCCCGCAGGACAGCAAGGCCCCGGACGCCCCCGAGCAGGCCGCGGCCCTCCTCGCACCCATCCTCGGCAAGGACGCCAAGGAGCTCGCGGAGAAGCTCAGGACCAAGAACAGCCGGTACGTGGTCCTCGCCCAGCGCCAGACCCCGCAGGTCTGGAACCAGATCAAGGACCTCAAGCGGGTCTTCTCGGAGAAGGCGAGCGCCGACAAGAAGAACAACGCCCCCGGCGCCAACGTCCTGGCCGGCGTGTTCAAGGAGGACAGCAGCAAGCGCGTGTACCCCGGCGGGGACCTCGCCGCCGGGATACTGGGTTACGTCAACGCCGAGGGCAAGGGCGGCGGCGGGCTGGAGTCCGCCCTCGACAAGAAGCTGGCCGGCAAGGACGGGGAGATCACCTACGCCCAGTCCGGCGGCCGCAAGGTGCCCACCGCCGGCTCCAGCGAGAAGCCAGCCGTCCCCGGCGACGACATCGAGCTGACCATCGACCGGGACATCCAGTGGGCGGCGCAGAGCGCCATCGCCGAGCAGGTGCAGAAGTCCGAGGCCGACCGCGGCTACGTCATCGTCCAGGACACCCGCACCGGCGAGGTGCTGGCCATGGCCAACGCCCCCGGCTTCGACCCCAACGACCTGACCCGGGCCAGCTCCGCCGCCATGGGCAACGCCGCGCTCCAGGACGTGTACGAGCCCGGCTCCACCGCCAAGGTGATGTCGATGGCGGCCGTCCTGGAGGAGAAGAAGGCGACCCCCGACACCCGCGTCGAGGTCCCCAACCGCCTGCACCGCGGCGACCGGCTGTTCAAGGACGACATCGACCACCCGACCTGGTACCTGACCCTCAACGGGGTCCTCGCCAAGTCCTCCAACATCGGCACCATCCTGGCCACCGGCCAGCTCGGCCCCACCCAGCCCGAGGCCAACAGGGTCCTGCACTCCTACCTGACCAAGTTCGGCATCGGCCGGCCCACCGGCCTGAACTACCCGGGCGAGTCCCGCGGCATCCTCGCCGATCCCCAGGACTGGTCCACCTCCCAGCAGTACACGATTCCCTTCGGCCAGGGACTCTCCCTCAACGCCATGCAGGCGGCCTCGGTGTACTCGACCATCGCCAACGGCGGGGTCCGCATCGAGCCGACGCTGGTCCGCGGCACCAAGGGGCCCGACGGCCGTTTCAACCCGGCCCCGGCACCCGAGCAGAACCGCGTGATCAGCCAGGAGACCGCCAAGACCCTGGCCGAGATGCTCGAATCCGTCGTCGACGACCAGGAGGGCACCGGAACCAAGGCGAAGATCCCCGGCTACCGGGTCGGCGGCAAGACCGGCACCTCCAACCGGGTGGATCCGGCCACCGGCCGCTACAAGGGCTACACCGCCTCCTTCGCCGGCTTCGCCCCGGCGGACAACCCGCGCATCACCGTCTACTGCGCCATCCAGAACCCCACGAAGGGCAGCTACTTCGGCGGCCAGATCTGCGGCCCCATCTACAAGAAGGTCATGGAGTTCGCCCTCAAGACCCTCCAGGTCGCCCCCACCGGCACCGCCCCCGCCGGGCTCCCCGTCACCTACGAGCCCGGCCCGCAGGCCGCCCAGCAGCCCGCCCCGCAGCCCACTCCGCAGCCCGGCCAGTGACCCTCGGCCACGGCCTGCCCGCCAGAAAAGCGTGAGGCACCATCAGTGACAACGATCACCCCGAAACCCGGGAACCGACCGGCCGCCGCAGCCGAGGCCGGGCCCTCACTTCGCGGCCCGGCCGCCGCGCCCGGTACGCTCACCGCCGTGCCCCACGCTGATCAGCCCAGAACCACCCAGCAAGACGCCCCGGCAGCGCCGCCGGGAGCACCCAGGCCCGCGTCCGCCGCTCCGAGCCCGCTGGGCGAGCTGGCCACGCTGCTGGGCGTCCCGTCACCAGGCGCTGCGCAGATCACCGGGATCACGCACGACTCCCGTGCGGTCCGCCCGGGAGACCTGTACGCGGCCCTGCCCGGAGCCCGGACCCACGGTGCCGAATTCGCCGCCCAGGCCGCCGGCCTCGGCGCCGCCGCCGTGCTGACCGACCCCTCGGGCGCCGAACGCGCAGCGGCCACCGGCCTGCCGGTCCTGGCCGTCGCCGACCCGCGCGGCCGGATGGGCGAACTCGCCGCCGCGATCTACGGCCACCCCGGCGAAGGCCTGCTCCAGATCGGCATCACCGGAACGTCCGGCAAGACCACCACGGCGTACCTCGTCGAGGGCGGCCTGCGCGCGGCCGGCCGCAGTACCGGTCTGGTCGGCACCGTCGAGATGCGCATCGGCGACGAGCGCATCAAGTCCGAGCGGACCACCCCCGAGGCCACCGACCTGCAGGCCCTCTTCGCGGTCATGCGCGAACGCGGCGTCGAGGCCGTGGCCATGGAGGTCTCCAGCCACGCCCTGGTGCTCGGCCGCGTCGACGGCTGCGTCTTCGACGTCGCCGTCTTCAACAACCTGAGCCCCGAGCACATGGAGTTCCACTCCGACATGGAGGACTACTTCCAGGCGAAGGCGGAGCTCTTCACGCCCCGCCGCGCCCGCCTGGGCGTGGTCAACCTCGACGACGAGTACGGGCGCCGCCTCGCCAAGGAGGCCACCGTCCCGGTCGTCACCTTCTCCGCCGCGGGCGACCGGGCCGCCGACTGGCGCGCCGAGGACGTCGTCACCGGCCACATGGACTCCACGCTCACGCTGGTCGGCCCCGAGGGGCAGCGCGTGCGCGCCAAGGCCCCGCTGCCCGGCCCGTTCAACGTCGCCAACACCGTCGCCGCGATCGTCACGCTCGCCGCCGCCGGCCTCGACCCGCAGACCGCCGCCGACGGCGTCGCCGCGGTCCCCGGGGTCCCCGGCCGGCTGGAGCGGGTGGACGCGGGACAGCCGTACCTCGCCGTCGTCGACTACGCGCACAAGACGGACGCCGTGGAGTCGGTCCTGCGCGCCCTGCGCGAGGTCACCACCGGCAAGCTGCACATCGTCCTCGGCTGCGGCGGCGACCGCGACACCACCAAGCGCGCCCCGATGGGCGCCGCGGCCGCCCGGTTCGCCGACGTGGCCGTCCTGACCTCCGACAACCCGCGCTCCGAGGACCCGCTCGCGATCCTCGCCGCGATGTTCGGCGGCGCCGTGTCCGTACCGCCCGCCGAGCGCGGCACCGTCCTCGTCGACGCCGACCGGGCGGCGGCCATCGCCGCCGCCGTCGCGCGCGCCGAGCCCGGCGACACCGTGCTCGTGGCCGGCAAGGGCCACGAGCAGGGCCAGGACACCGCAGGGGTCGTCCGGCCCTTCGACGACCGCACGGTGCTCCGCGCCGCGATCGAACGCCAACTCGTGCTCGATCGAACCAACCAGGTCCGACAGGCCGAGGTGAACCAGTGATCGCCCTTTCCCTCGCCGAGATCGCCGACATCACCGGCGGGCGGCCCCACGACATACCGGATCCGTCCGTACAGGTCACCGGTCCCGTGGTCTACGACTCCCGCGAGGTCGGGCCGGGCAGCCTGTTCGCCGCCTTCGTCGGCGAGCGGGTCGACGGCCACGACTACGCCGAACGCGCACTCGCCGCCGGCGCCGCGGGCGTCCTCGCGACCCGGCCCGTCGGCGTCCCGGCCATCGTCGTCCCCGACGTGGTGGCCGCCCTCGGGGCGCTCGCCCGGGCCGTCGTCGCCCGCCTGGGCACCGACGTCGTGGCCCTCACCGGGTCCGCCGGCAAGACCTCCACCAAGGACCTCATCGCGCAGGTGCTCCAGCACCACGCGCCCACCGTGTGGACCCCCGGAAACCTCAACAACGAGATCGGCCTGCCGATCACGACGCTGCGCGTCACCGAGGACACCCGGCACCTCGTCCTGGAGATGGGCGCCCGCGGCATCGGACACATCCGCTACCTCACCGGACTGACGCCCCCTCGGATCGGTCTGGTGCTCAACGTCGGCACCGCGCACATCGGCGAGTTCGGCGGCCGCGAGCAGATCGCGCAGGCCAAGGGCGAGCTCGTCGAGGCGCTGCCGGCCGAGGCGGAGGGCGGCGTCGCCGTCCTGAACGCCGATGACCTGCTCGTTCGTGCCATGGCCGCGCGCACGAAGGCCCGTACGGTGCTGTTCGGCGAGGCCGACGACGCCGAAATCCGGGCCACGGAAGTCCGCATGACGGACAAGGGGCAGCCTTCCTTCACACTGCACACACCGACCGGGTGCAGCGACGTGACCTTGCGGCTGTACGGTGAGCACCACGTGTCGAACGCGCTCGCCGCGGCCGCCGTCGCCCACGTCCTGGGCATGTCCGTCGAGGAGATCGCCACCGCGCTCTCCGGGGCGGGCACGCTGTCGCGGTGGCGGATGGAGGTCACCGAGCGGGCGGACGGTGTGACGATCGTCAACGACGCCTACAACGCGAACCCGGAGTCCATGCGGGCCGCACTGCGCGCGCTCGCCGCGATGGGCGGTGGCGGCAGGGCGAACGGGGGGCGCACGTGGGCGGTGCTCGGCCCGATGGCCGAGCTCGGAGACGACGCTCTCGCCGAGCACGACGCGGTCGGACGACTTGTCGTCCGGCTCAACGTGAGCAAGCTCGTCGCGGTCGGGGGCAGGGAAGCCTCCTGGCTGCAACTGGGCGCATATAACGAGGGTTCGTGGGGTGAGGAGTCGGTGCTCGTGTCCGACGCGCAGGCGGCGGTCGACCTGTTGCGCAGTGAACTGCGCCCGGGTGACGTCGTGCTGGTGAAGGCTTCCAGGTCGGCCGGTCTGGAGCGGGTGGCGCAGGCCCTGCTCGAGGGCACTGTCGAGGGCGAGGTCACCGGCCGATGAGGCAGATCCTGTTCGCCGGTGTCATCGGCATGTTCCTGACCGTCATCGGCACGCCGCTGCTGATCAAGCTGCTGGCCCGCAAGGGCTACGGCCAGTTCATCCGCGACGACGGCCCGCGCGGCCACGCCGGGAAGAAGGGCACGCCCACCATGGGCGGTATCTCCTTCATCCTGGCCACGCTCGTCGCGTACGCGCTGACGAAGGTCATCACCGGTGAGGAGCCGAGCTTCTCGGGCCTGCTCGTCCTGTTCCTGATGGCCGGCATGGGCCTCGTCGGGTACCTCGACGACTACATCAAGATCGTCAAGCGGCGTTCGCTGGGTCTTCGGGCCAAGGCCAAGATGGCCGGCCAGCTGATCGTCGGCATCGCCTTCGCAGTGCTCGCACTCCAGTTCAAGGACTCGCGCGACCTCACCCCGGCCTCCACCAAGCTGTCGTTCGTCACGGACTTCGGCTGGTCGATCGGCCCGGTGCTCTTCGTGGTCTGGGCGCTGTTCATGATCCTGGCCCTGTCCAACGGCGTGAACCTCACCGACGGTCTGGACGGTCTGGCCACCGGCGCCGCCGTGATGGTCTTCGGCGCCTACACCTTCATCGGCGTCTGGCAGTTCCAGGAGTCGTGCGCGATGGCCGCCGACCTCACCAACCCGAACGCCTGCTTCGAGGTCCGCGACCCACTCGACCTCGCGGTCGTCGCCTCCGCCCTCATGGGCGCCTGCTTCGGCTTCCTGTGGTGGAACACCTCGCCCGCCAAGATCTTCATGGGCGACACCGGTTCGCTCGCCCTCGGCGGCGCGCTCGCGGGCCTCGCCATCTGCTCCCGCACGGAGCTCCTGGTGGCGCTCCTCGGCGGCCTCTTCGTGCTCATCACGATGTCGGTCGTCATCCAGGTCGGCTCCTTCAAGCTGACCGGCAAGCGCGTCTTCCGGATGGCGCCGCTCCAGCACCACTTCGAACTCAAGGGCTGGTCCGAGGTCCTCGTCGTGGTCCGCTTCTGGATCATCCAGGGCATGTGCGTGATCGTGGGTCTCGGTCTCTTCTACGCGGGATGGGCAGCCGACAAGTGAGCGCCTCCGACCTGGCCGGCCTGCTCGGCCCCGACGCCCTGGGCCGGTTCGGCCTGCCGGGCCGGATCACCGTGGCCGGCCTCGGCATCAGCGGCATCAGCGCCGCCCGGGCGCTTGCCGGGCTGGGCGCCCGCGTGACCGTCGTCGACAACGGCGACGGCGACGCGCACCGGGCCAGGGCGGCCGAGCTCGCGGAACTGGGCATCGAGGTCCGCCTCGGTCACCTGCCCGACGGCGCCCGGGCCGGCGAGACCCTGCCCGAGGGCACCGAACTGGTCGTCACCTCGCCCGGCTGGCAGCCGCAGAGCCCGCTCTTCCTGGCCGCCGCCGAGGCGGGCGTCGACGTCGTCGGCGACGTCGAGGTCGCCTGGCGGCTGCGCGCGGCCGGCGTGGAGCTCCGCGCCGCCCGCAGCGCCGCGGCCGAGGGCACCGGCGAAGGGGCCGGCGCGGACCCGGCCGGGCCCGCCGAATGGCTCGCCGTCACCGGCACCAACGGCAAGACCACCACCGTCCAGATGCTCGCGTCGATCCTGAAGGCCGCAGGGCTGCGCACCGCCGCCGTCGGCAACATCGGGACCCCGATCATCGACGTGGTGCTCGGCGAGCAGCAGTACGACGTCCTCGCCGTCGAACTCTCCAGCTACCAGCTGCACTGGGCGCCCTCCCTGCGCGTCCACTCGGCAGCCGTCCTCAACCTGGCCCCCGACCACCTCGACTGGCACGGCTCGATGCAGGCGTACGCCGCCGACAAGGGCCGCATCTACGAGGGCAACACGGTGGCCTGCGTCTACAACGTGGCCGACAAGGCCACCGAGGACCTGGTCGTCGAGGCCGACGTCGAAGAGGGCTGCCGCGCGATCGGCTTCACCCTCGGCGCCCCCGGCCCCTCCATGCTCGGAGTCGTCGACGGCATCCTCGTCGACCGGGCCTTCGTGGAGAACCGGCAGAAGAACGCCCAGGAGCTCGCCGAGGTCAAGGACGTCAACCCGCCGGCCCCGCACAACATCGCCAACGCGCTCGCCGCCGCGGCCCTGGCCCGCGCCTACGGCGTGGAGCCGCGCGCCGTCCGCGACGGGCTGCGCGACTTCCGTCCGGACGCCCACCGGGTCGCCCGGGTGGACGAGGTCGCCTCGGTCGTCTACGTCGACGACTCCAAGGCCACCAACACCCACGCGGCGGAGGCCTCCCTCGCCTCCTTCGACAAGGTCGTCTGGATCGCCGGCGGCCTCGCCAAGGGCGCGACCTTCGACGAGCTCGTGCAGAAGTCGGCCGCGCGGATGCGCGGCGCCGTCCTGATCGGCGCCGACCGGGCGTTGATCGCCGAGGCGCTGGCGCGACACGCCCCCGAGGTCCCGGTCGTCGACCTCGACCGGACCGACACTGGGGCGATGCTCGCAGCGGTCCGGGAGGCGGCCGCGCTCGCCGAGCCCGGCGACACGGTCCTGCTGGCACCGGC includes these proteins:
- a CDS encoding UDP-N-acetylmuramoyl-L-alanyl-D-glutamate--2,6-diaminopimelate ligase; the encoded protein is MTTITPKPGNRPAAAAEAGPSLRGPAAAPGTLTAVPHADQPRTTQQDAPAAPPGAPRPASAAPSPLGELATLLGVPSPGAAQITGITHDSRAVRPGDLYAALPGARTHGAEFAAQAAGLGAAAVLTDPSGAERAAATGLPVLAVADPRGRMGELAAAIYGHPGEGLLQIGITGTSGKTTTAYLVEGGLRAAGRSTGLVGTVEMRIGDERIKSERTTPEATDLQALFAVMRERGVEAVAMEVSSHALVLGRVDGCVFDVAVFNNLSPEHMEFHSDMEDYFQAKAELFTPRRARLGVVNLDDEYGRRLAKEATVPVVTFSAAGDRAADWRAEDVVTGHMDSTLTLVGPEGQRVRAKAPLPGPFNVANTVAAIVTLAAAGLDPQTAADGVAAVPGVPGRLERVDAGQPYLAVVDYAHKTDAVESVLRALREVTTGKLHIVLGCGGDRDTTKRAPMGAAAARFADVAVLTSDNPRSEDPLAILAAMFGGAVSVPPAERGTVLVDADRAAAIAAAVARAEPGDTVLVAGKGHEQGQDTAGVVRPFDDRTVLRAAIERQLVLDRTNQVRQAEVNQ
- a CDS encoding UDP-N-acetylmuramoyl-tripeptide--D-alanyl-D-alanine ligase, encoding MIALSLAEIADITGGRPHDIPDPSVQVTGPVVYDSREVGPGSLFAAFVGERVDGHDYAERALAAGAAGVLATRPVGVPAIVVPDVVAALGALARAVVARLGTDVVALTGSAGKTSTKDLIAQVLQHHAPTVWTPGNLNNEIGLPITTLRVTEDTRHLVLEMGARGIGHIRYLTGLTPPRIGLVLNVGTAHIGEFGGREQIAQAKGELVEALPAEAEGGVAVLNADDLLVRAMAARTKARTVLFGEADDAEIRATEVRMTDKGQPSFTLHTPTGCSDVTLRLYGEHHVSNALAAAAVAHVLGMSVEEIATALSGAGTLSRWRMEVTERADGVTIVNDAYNANPESMRAALRALAAMGGGGRANGGRTWAVLGPMAELGDDALAEHDAVGRLVVRLNVSKLVAVGGREASWLQLGAYNEGSWGEESVLVSDAQAAVDLLRSELRPGDVVLVKASRSAGLERVAQALLEGTVEGEVTGR
- a CDS encoding peptidoglycan D,D-transpeptidase FtsI family protein, encoding MSPQEPPRRRVPGPARPSRPGDRTRAAARPASRPATRRPAGPRKPHTIRLGSPRPRLRLVGVGLTLVMLAFVVRLLQVQAVDASSFSAAASKNRYTNVKLAAERGEITDRRGVALATSVDAYDITADPKMFTPQDSKAPDAPEQAAALLAPILGKDAKELAEKLRTKNSRYVVLAQRQTPQVWNQIKDLKRVFSEKASADKKNNAPGANVLAGVFKEDSSKRVYPGGDLAAGILGYVNAEGKGGGGLESALDKKLAGKDGEITYAQSGGRKVPTAGSSEKPAVPGDDIELTIDRDIQWAAQSAIAEQVQKSEADRGYVIVQDTRTGEVLAMANAPGFDPNDLTRASSAAMGNAALQDVYEPGSTAKVMSMAAVLEEKKATPDTRVEVPNRLHRGDRLFKDDIDHPTWYLTLNGVLAKSSNIGTILATGQLGPTQPEANRVLHSYLTKFGIGRPTGLNYPGESRGILADPQDWSTSQQYTIPFGQGLSLNAMQAASVYSTIANGGVRIEPTLVRGTKGPDGRFNPAPAPEQNRVISQETAKTLAEMLESVVDDQEGTGTKAKIPGYRVGGKTGTSNRVDPATGRYKGYTASFAGFAPADNPRITVYCAIQNPTKGSYFGGQICGPIYKKVMEFALKTLQVAPTGTAPAGLPVTYEPGPQAAQQPAPQPTPQPGQ
- the mraY gene encoding phospho-N-acetylmuramoyl-pentapeptide-transferase, encoding MRQILFAGVIGMFLTVIGTPLLIKLLARKGYGQFIRDDGPRGHAGKKGTPTMGGISFILATLVAYALTKVITGEEPSFSGLLVLFLMAGMGLVGYLDDYIKIVKRRSLGLRAKAKMAGQLIVGIAFAVLALQFKDSRDLTPASTKLSFVTDFGWSIGPVLFVVWALFMILALSNGVNLTDGLDGLATGAAVMVFGAYTFIGVWQFQESCAMAADLTNPNACFEVRDPLDLAVVASALMGACFGFLWWNTSPAKIFMGDTGSLALGGALAGLAICSRTELLVALLGGLFVLITMSVVIQVGSFKLTGKRVFRMAPLQHHFELKGWSEVLVVVRFWIIQGMCVIVGLGLFYAGWAADK
- the murD gene encoding UDP-N-acetylmuramoyl-L-alanine--D-glutamate ligase; protein product: MGSRQVSASDLAGLLGPDALGRFGLPGRITVAGLGISGISAARALAGLGARVTVVDNGDGDAHRARAAELAELGIEVRLGHLPDGARAGETLPEGTELVVTSPGWQPQSPLFLAAAEAGVDVVGDVEVAWRLRAAGVELRAARSAAAEGTGEGAGADPAGPAEWLAVTGTNGKTTTVQMLASILKAAGLRTAAVGNIGTPIIDVVLGEQQYDVLAVELSSYQLHWAPSLRVHSAAVLNLAPDHLDWHGSMQAYAADKGRIYEGNTVACVYNVADKATEDLVVEADVEEGCRAIGFTLGAPGPSMLGVVDGILVDRAFVENRQKNAQELAEVKDVNPPAPHNIANALAAAALARAYGVEPRAVRDGLRDFRPDAHRVARVDEVASVVYVDDSKATNTHAAEASLASFDKVVWIAGGLAKGATFDELVQKSAARMRGAVLIGADRALIAEALARHAPEVPVVDLDRTDTGAMLAAVREAAALAEPGDTVLLAPACASMDMFANYNKRGDAFADAVRELAAENAADTA
- the rsmH gene encoding 16S rRNA (cytosine(1402)-N(4))-methyltransferase RsmH, yielding MLQRCLDLLAPALERPGAVVVDCTLGLGGHSEALLTRFPEARLIGLDRDKEALRLSGERLAPFGDRATLVHAIYADLAEVLDGLGLPAVQGILFDLGVSSMQLDEADRGFAYAQDAPLDMRMDQTTGISAAEVLNTYAPGELVRILRQYGEEKQAKRIVSAIVREREKAPFSNSARLVELIRDALPQAAKRTGGNPAKRTFQALRIEVNGELSGLERAIPAAVDRIAVGGRIAVLSYHSLEDRLVKQVFSAGATSTAPPGLPVVPEKYQPKLKLLTRGAELPTEEEIAENRRAAPARFRGVERIREAQL